The following proteins are co-located in the Pseudomonas sp. ATCC 13867 genome:
- a CDS encoding DUF294 nucleotidyltransferase-like domain-containing protein, whose translation MSDFNFALPPFDQLRPHEREQLRDALSVGYYTVDEVLLDAGAAVPCLFILLKGVIEERGEDGRLFAQYAAEDLFDVRGLFSGSSKHRYQAVEESIVYELPAEVFHQLCASNPEFARFFRADLAGKRQLERRDGQNLAEFILTRIAREHLLPAIEVEPALPLGDAARLQLSRGADALLVREDGALGIVTRTDLMVAHFRDGRSETEPIGPLAHRPLASVELGDFLFDAMILMTRQRIERVAVCEAGRVVGLLHLTQVLSLFSTHSHVLALRIARADSETELRAAAETLHTLIATLAGNGIRLRFIMQLVSALNEQLLERLFELQIPPALRGRCCLMVMGSEGRAEQLLKTDQDNALILADDLPVEQGLQLMQRFSAALLAFGYPPCPGGVMASRPEWCKPLSEWQRELRELPLQGRPEQLMRLSILTDAWPVAGNLRLFEGLRGSLNALAGDDSRWLSDLALPALQFDTPLTFLGQLKTQDARLDIKRGGIFPIVHGARSLALREGLEERGTLARLSALKALGVLEASLADNLVESFELFLQLRLRQQLDGERDGRQQGLDVSRLSRHERDLLRYGLHVVKKFKQSLIRHFHLETR comes from the coding sequence ATGTCCGATTTCAACTTCGCCCTGCCGCCATTCGACCAGTTGCGCCCCCACGAGCGCGAGCAACTGCGCGACGCGCTGAGCGTGGGCTACTACACGGTCGACGAGGTACTGCTGGACGCCGGCGCGGCGGTGCCTTGCCTGTTCATCCTGCTCAAGGGTGTGATCGAGGAGCGCGGCGAGGACGGCAGGCTGTTCGCCCAGTACGCCGCCGAGGACCTGTTCGACGTGCGCGGGCTGTTCTCCGGCAGCAGCAAGCACCGCTACCAGGCGGTGGAAGAGAGCATCGTCTACGAGTTGCCGGCGGAGGTCTTCCACCAGCTCTGCGCGAGCAACCCCGAATTCGCCCGTTTCTTCCGCGCGGACCTTGCCGGCAAGCGCCAGCTGGAGCGCCGCGACGGGCAGAACCTGGCCGAGTTCATCCTTACCCGCATCGCCCGCGAACACCTGCTGCCGGCCATCGAAGTAGAGCCGGCACTGCCCCTGGGCGACGCTGCGCGTCTGCAACTCAGCCGTGGCGCCGACGCGCTGCTGGTGCGTGAGGACGGTGCGCTGGGGATCGTCACCCGCACCGACCTGATGGTCGCGCACTTCCGCGACGGCCGCAGCGAAACCGAACCCATCGGTCCGCTGGCGCACCGGCCGCTGGCGAGCGTCGAGCTGGGCGATTTCCTGTTCGACGCCATGATTCTGATGACCCGCCAGCGCATCGAGCGCGTGGCGGTCTGCGAGGCGGGCAGGGTGGTCGGGTTGCTGCACCTGACCCAGGTGCTCAGCCTGTTCTCCACCCATTCCCACGTGCTGGCGCTGCGCATCGCCCGGGCCGACAGCGAGACGGAGCTGCGCGCGGCGGCGGAAACTTTGCACACGCTGATCGCCACCCTGGCCGGCAACGGCATCCGCCTGCGCTTCATCATGCAACTGGTCAGTGCGCTCAACGAGCAGTTGCTGGAGCGCCTGTTCGAACTGCAGATCCCGCCGGCGCTGCGGGGCAGGTGCTGCCTGATGGTGATGGGCAGCGAAGGCCGCGCCGAGCAGTTGCTCAAGACCGACCAGGACAACGCCCTGATCCTCGCCGACGACCTGCCGGTGGAGCAGGGCCTGCAATTGATGCAGCGCTTTTCGGCGGCGCTGCTGGCGTTCGGTTATCCGCCGTGCCCCGGCGGCGTGATGGCCAGCCGGCCTGAGTGGTGCAAGCCGTTGTCGGAGTGGCAGCGCGAGCTGCGCGAGTTGCCGCTGCAGGGGCGCCCGGAACAGTTGATGCGCCTGTCGATCCTCACCGATGCCTGGCCGGTGGCCGGCAACCTGCGGTTGTTCGAGGGCCTGCGCGGCAGCCTGAACGCCCTGGCCGGCGACGACAGCCGCTGGTTGAGCGACCTGGCATTGCCGGCCTTGCAGTTCGATACGCCGCTGACCTTCCTCGGCCAGCTCAAGACCCAGGATGCGCGCCTGGACATCAAGCGCGGCGGCATCTTCCCCATCGTCCACGGCGCCCGCTCCCTGGCGCTGCGCGAGGGGCTGGAGGAGCGCGGAACCCTGGCGCGCCTGTCGGCACTCAAGGCGCTCGGTGTGCTGGAGGCGTCGCTGGCGGACAATCTGGTCGAGTCCTTCGAGTTGTTCCTGCAACTGCGTCTGCGCCAGCAACTGGACGGCGAGCGCGACGGACGCCAGCAGGGGCTCGACGTCTCGCGGCTGAGCCGCCACGAGCGCGACCTGCTGCGCTATGGCCTGCACGTGGTGAAGAAGTTCAAGCAGAGCCTGATCCGGCACTTCCACCTGGAGACCCGATGA
- a CDS encoding cation acetate symporter, which produces MKGRISAALALAAFAPAIWADALTGEVQRQPLNVSAIVMFVAFVGLTLCITYWASKRSKSAADFYTAGGSITGFQNGLAIAGDYMSAASFLGISALVFTSGYDGLIYSIGFLVGWPIILFLIAERLRNLGKYTFADVASYRLKQKDIRTLSACGSLVVVAFYLIAQMVGAGKLIELLFGLNYHVAVVMVGILMVLYVLFGGMLATTWVQIIKAVLLLAGATFMAIMVLKHVNFDISTLFSEAIKVHPKGESIMSPGGLVKDPISAFSLGFALMFGTAGLPHILMRFFTVGDAKEARKSVFFATGFIGYFYILTFIIGFGAILLVSTNPDFKDATGALLGGNNMAAVHLADAVGGSLFLGFISAVAFATILAVVAGLTLAGASAVSHDLYASVLKNGKANEKDELRVSKITTVCLGVVAIILGILFEKQNIAFMVGLAFSIAASCNFPVLLLSMYWKKLTTRGAMIGGWMGLITAVVLMILGPTIWVQILGHEKPIYPFEYPALFSMAVAFIGIWFFSITDKSAAADEERARFFPQFIRSQTGLGASGAVAH; this is translated from the coding sequence ATGAAAGGCCGAATTTCTGCGGCCCTCGCTCTGGCCGCGTTCGCTCCCGCAATCTGGGCTGACGCCCTCACCGGCGAGGTACAGCGCCAGCCGCTGAACGTCTCCGCCATCGTCATGTTCGTCGCCTTCGTCGGCCTGACCCTGTGCATCACCTACTGGGCTTCCAAGCGCAGCAAGTCCGCTGCTGATTTCTACACCGCCGGCGGCAGCATCACCGGCTTCCAGAACGGCCTGGCGATCGCCGGCGACTACATGTCCGCCGCATCCTTCCTCGGCATTTCCGCGCTGGTGTTCACCTCCGGCTACGACGGCCTGATCTACTCCATCGGCTTCCTGGTCGGCTGGCCGATCATCCTCTTCCTGATCGCCGAACGCCTGCGCAACCTGGGCAAGTACACCTTTGCCGACGTGGCGTCCTACCGCCTCAAGCAGAAGGACATCCGCACCCTGTCCGCCTGCGGTTCGCTGGTGGTCGTGGCCTTCTACCTGATCGCGCAGATGGTCGGCGCCGGCAAGCTGATCGAGCTGCTGTTCGGCCTGAACTACCACGTCGCGGTGGTCATGGTCGGCATCCTGATGGTGCTCTACGTGCTGTTCGGCGGCATGCTGGCGACCACCTGGGTGCAGATCATCAAGGCCGTGCTGCTGCTCGCCGGCGCCACCTTCATGGCGATCATGGTGCTCAAGCACGTCAACTTCGACATCAGCACCCTGTTCTCCGAAGCCATCAAGGTCCACCCGAAGGGCGAGTCCATCATGAGCCCCGGCGGCCTGGTGAAGGACCCGATCTCGGCGTTCTCCCTGGGCTTCGCGCTGATGTTCGGCACCGCCGGCCTGCCGCACATCCTGATGCGCTTCTTCACCGTCGGTGATGCCAAGGAAGCCCGCAAGTCGGTGTTCTTCGCCACCGGCTTCATCGGCTACTTCTATATCCTGACCTTCATCATCGGCTTCGGTGCGATCCTGCTGGTCAGCACCAATCCTGACTTCAAGGACGCCACCGGCGCCCTGCTGGGCGGCAACAACATGGCGGCCGTGCACCTGGCCGATGCCGTGGGCGGCAGCCTGTTCCTGGGCTTCATCTCCGCCGTGGCCTTCGCCACCATCCTCGCGGTGGTTGCCGGCCTGACCCTGGCCGGTGCCTCGGCCGTGTCCCACGACCTGTATGCCAGCGTGCTGAAGAACGGCAAGGCCAACGAGAAGGATGAGCTGCGCGTATCGAAGATCACCACCGTCTGCCTCGGCGTGGTGGCGATCATCCTCGGCATCCTGTTCGAGAAGCAGAATATCGCCTTCATGGTCGGCCTGGCCTTCTCCATCGCTGCCAGCTGCAACTTCCCGGTGCTGCTGCTCTCCATGTACTGGAAGAAACTGACCACCCGCGGCGCCATGATCGGCGGCTGGATGGGCCTGATCACCGCGGTGGTGCTGATGATCCTCGGCCCGACCATCTGGGTGCAGATCCTCGGCCACGAGAAGCCCATCTACCCGTTCGAATACCCGGCGCTGTTCTCGATGGCCGTGGCCTTCATCGGTATCTGGTTCTTCTCCATCACCGACAAGTCCGCTGCGGCCGACGAAGAGCGCGCGCGCTTCTTCCCGCAGTTCATCCGCTCGCAGACCGGCCTGGGTGCCAGTGGCGCCGTCGCCCACTGA
- a CDS encoding DUF485 domain-containing protein: MNDSIYQRIDTNPRFKELVAKRERFAWLLSLVMLGLYVVFILLIAFEPQLLGAKISADSSVTWGIPMGVGLIVSAFVLTGIYVRRANGEFDRLNQEILKEAQQ, translated from the coding sequence ATGAACGACAGCATCTATCAGCGGATTGATACCAATCCGCGCTTCAAAGAGTTGGTGGCCAAGCGCGAGCGATTCGCCTGGCTGCTCTCCCTGGTCATGTTGGGCCTGTACGTGGTCTTCATCCTGCTGATCGCCTTCGAGCCGCAGTTGCTCGGCGCGAAGATCAGTGCCGATTCGTCCGTCACCTGGGGTATCCCCATGGGCGTCGGGCTGATCGTCTCCGCCTTCGTGCTCACCGGCATCTACGTGCGCCGTGCGAACGGTGAATTCGACCGCCTGAACCAGGAAATCCTCAAGGAGGCCCAGCAATGA
- a CDS encoding glycine betaine ABC transporter substrate-binding protein, giving the protein MRMMRRLLGLGAGLALSAAAGMAAAAAKPEVTLGYVDGWSDSVATTHVAAEIMREKLGYPVKLMPVAAGIMWQGVARGKLDAILSAWLPVTHGAYYDKMKDKVVNLGVNYPGAKIGLIVPEYVKANSIEDLKAQKADFDGRIVGIDAGAGVMLKTDQAIKDYGLNYKLVASSGSGMIAELTRAENDKKAVAVTGWIPHWMFAKWKLKFLEDPKKVYGEEEHVDSVANPALEKKAPEIWAFLKKFQWKDGQEIGEVMLAVQNGEKPDVAAKKWVEAHPDRVKEWL; this is encoded by the coding sequence ATGCGAATGATGCGACGCCTGTTGGGCCTGGGCGCGGGACTGGCGCTGTCGGCTGCGGCGGGAATGGCGGCTGCGGCGGCCAAGCCGGAAGTCACGCTGGGCTATGTCGATGGCTGGTCGGACAGCGTGGCCACCACACACGTGGCCGCCGAGATCATGCGTGAGAAGCTCGGCTACCCGGTCAAGCTGATGCCGGTCGCGGCCGGCATCATGTGGCAGGGCGTGGCGCGCGGCAAACTCGACGCCATCCTCTCGGCCTGGCTGCCGGTCACCCACGGCGCCTACTACGACAAGATGAAGGACAAGGTGGTCAACCTGGGCGTGAACTATCCGGGGGCGAAGATCGGCCTGATCGTGCCCGAGTACGTGAAAGCCAACAGCATCGAGGACCTCAAGGCGCAGAAGGCCGATTTCGACGGCCGCATCGTCGGCATCGACGCCGGTGCCGGGGTGATGCTCAAGACCGACCAGGCGATCAAGGACTACGGCCTGAACTACAAGCTGGTGGCCAGTTCCGGCAGCGGCATGATCGCCGAGCTGACCCGTGCGGAGAACGACAAGAAGGCCGTGGCGGTGACCGGCTGGATTCCGCACTGGATGTTCGCCAAGTGGAAGCTGAAGTTCCTCGAAGACCCGAAGAAGGTCTACGGCGAAGAGGAACACGTCGACAGCGTCGCCAACCCGGCGCTGGAGAAGAAGGCGCCGGAAATCTGGGCCTTCCTGAAGAAATTCCAGTGGAAGGACGGCCAGGAAATCGGCGAGGTAATGCTCGCCGTACAGAACGGCGAAAAGCCGGACGTGGCCGCGAAAAAATGGGTGGAGGCGCATCCGGATCGCGTCAAGGAGTGGCTGTGA
- a CDS encoding DUF2061 domain-containing protein — MLKTVTFTLMHFTIAFSVAYALTGSIAVGGLLAIVEPLCNAVGFHFHEKFWKRFEQADKADAAPLGNWIHRHA, encoded by the coding sequence ATGCTCAAGACCGTCACCTTCACCCTGATGCACTTCACCATCGCCTTCAGCGTGGCCTATGCCCTGACCGGCAGCATCGCGGTGGGCGGCCTGCTGGCGATCGTCGAGCCGTTGTGCAACGCCGTGGGCTTCCACTTCCACGAGAAGTTCTGGAAACGCTTCGAGCAGGCCGACAAGGCTGACGCGGCACCGCTCGGCAACTGGATCCACCGTCACGCCTGA
- a CDS encoding glycoside hydrolase family 17 protein: protein MSQTPRFPLLPYCFALLIALLALCGFWYGLGKPVSLPDAATPTHKLQCASYSPFAKDQSPFDQPFVLRPAQMDADLALLATRFECVRTYSMTGLEGIPALARKHGLKLMLGAWVNASPVDTEREVQALINAANQYPDVVQAVIVGNETLLRKEVTGRYLAGLIHKVKAQVRQPVTYADVWEFWHRHPEIAPAVDFITIHLLPYWEDSPAGIDDALAHVAQTRQDFGREFAPKDILIGETGWPSEGRQRETAVPSRVNEARFIRGFVHMAEERGWHYNLIEAFDQPWKRRSEGAVGGYWGLFSADREEKGVLAGPVSNLPGWPMWLGLSGLILAGGLLLGGRPASSRAALLLPLGAALAGACIALWTELAVVTSRAWGEWLWAACLIGLNLLVLAHLSLSLSARQGWRAGAFDWLEKRAGLWLAATGFAGAVLMLGLVFDARYRSFPSVALLFPALVYLFRPVNAPRRECLLLLLIIALGLPAQLLLEGSSNLQALGWAAVSLLLLGALCRGLQQPLPLASGVRANAG, encoded by the coding sequence ATGTCCCAGACTCCACGCTTTCCGCTCCTGCCCTATTGTTTCGCCCTGCTGATCGCCCTCCTCGCCCTGTGCGGGTTCTGGTACGGCCTCGGCAAGCCTGTGAGCCTGCCCGACGCGGCGACCCCCACGCACAAGCTGCAGTGCGCCTCGTACAGCCCCTTCGCCAAGGACCAGTCGCCCTTCGACCAGCCCTTCGTCCTGCGCCCGGCGCAGATGGACGCCGACCTGGCCCTGCTGGCGACGCGCTTCGAGTGCGTGCGCACCTATTCCATGACCGGCCTGGAAGGTATTCCGGCATTGGCCCGCAAGCATGGCCTGAAGCTGATGCTCGGCGCCTGGGTCAACGCCAGTCCGGTCGATACCGAGCGAGAAGTCCAGGCACTGATCAACGCGGCCAACCAGTACCCGGACGTGGTGCAGGCGGTGATCGTCGGCAACGAAACCCTGCTGCGCAAGGAAGTCACCGGGCGCTACCTGGCCGGACTTATCCACAAGGTGAAAGCCCAGGTGCGCCAGCCGGTGACCTACGCCGACGTCTGGGAGTTCTGGCACCGCCACCCGGAGATCGCCCCGGCGGTGGACTTCATCACCATCCACCTGCTGCCTTACTGGGAAGACAGCCCCGCCGGCATCGACGACGCCCTCGCCCATGTTGCGCAGACTCGCCAAGACTTCGGCCGCGAGTTCGCACCCAAGGACATCCTGATCGGCGAGACCGGTTGGCCCAGCGAAGGCCGCCAGCGCGAAACCGCCGTGCCCAGCCGGGTCAACGAGGCACGCTTCATCCGTGGCTTCGTGCACATGGCCGAGGAACGGGGCTGGCACTACAACCTGATCGAGGCGTTCGACCAGCCCTGGAAGCGCCGGAGCGAAGGCGCGGTGGGCGGCTACTGGGGTCTGTTCAGCGCCGACCGCGAGGAGAAAGGCGTACTCGCCGGGCCAGTCAGCAATCTGCCGGGCTGGCCGATGTGGCTGGGCCTGTCCGGGCTGATCCTGGCCGGCGGCCTGCTGCTGGGCGGTCGCCCCGCCTCGTCCCGCGCCGCGCTCCTGCTGCCCCTGGGTGCCGCGCTGGCGGGTGCCTGTATCGCGCTGTGGACGGAGCTGGCGGTGGTGACCAGCCGCGCCTGGGGCGAATGGCTATGGGCAGCCTGCCTGATCGGGCTGAACCTGCTGGTGCTGGCGCACCTCAGCCTGTCTCTGTCCGCGCGCCAGGGCTGGCGCGCCGGCGCCTTCGACTGGCTGGAGAAACGCGCCGGGCTCTGGCTGGCGGCGACCGGCTTCGCCGGCGCGGTACTGATGCTGGGTCTGGTGTTCGATGCCCGCTACCGCAGCTTCCCCAGCGTTGCGCTGCTGTTCCCGGCGCTGGTCTACCTGTTCCGGCCGGTCAACGCGCCGCGCCGCGAATGCCTGCTGCTGCTCCTGATCATCGCCCTCGGCCTTCCGGCGCAACTGCTGCTGGAGGGGTCGAGCAACCTGCAGGCGCTGGGCTGGGCGGCGGTGAGCCTGCTGCTGCTCGGGGCGCTCTGCCGCGGACTGCAACAGCCCCTGCCGCTCGCGAGCGGCGTACGGGCGAACGCCGGTTGA
- a CDS encoding GNAT family N-acetyltransferase, translated as MPRVTLRPAVPADIPLILELITELADYERLVHEVKADAQRMHDHLFGPRPYAEVLIGEVDGQPQGFALFFHNYSTWLSQPGIYLEDLFVRPAARGAGLGKALLTELARLAVERGCGRLEWSVLDWNEPAIGFYRSLGAHPQDEWTVYRLTGDALRDLAHKA; from the coding sequence ATGCCACGCGTCACGCTCCGCCCCGCCGTTCCCGCCGACATCCCACTGATTCTCGAGCTGATCACCGAACTCGCCGACTACGAGCGCCTCGTCCATGAGGTCAAGGCCGACGCCCAGCGCATGCACGACCACCTGTTCGGCCCACGGCCCTACGCCGAAGTACTGATCGGCGAGGTGGATGGCCAGCCGCAGGGTTTCGCGTTGTTCTTCCACAACTACTCCACCTGGCTCAGCCAACCGGGCATCTACCTCGAAGACCTGTTCGTGCGCCCCGCCGCCCGTGGCGCCGGACTGGGCAAGGCACTGCTCACGGAACTGGCGCGGCTGGCCGTGGAACGCGGCTGCGGACGCCTGGAATGGTCCGTGCTGGACTGGAACGAACCCGCCATCGGTTTCTACCGCAGCCTGGGCGCGCACCCACAGGATGAATGGACCGTCTATCGACTGACTGGCGACGCCCTGCGCGACCTTGCCCACAAGGCGTGA